One Deltaproteobacteria bacterium genomic region harbors:
- a CDS encoding EAL domain-containing protein gives MEEATYRDLVENASDIIYAHDLEGRFTWVNRACERVTGYTREETLRLRIWDLVVPEYRTVMEKDLSGEMQTFEVEVLAKDGRRIPLELKSRLVYRGQMPVGVQGIARDITDRRRAAEAMRESEERYALAALGSNDGLWDWNLRSNRIFFSGRWKEQIGARDSEVGDDPDDWFKRVHPDDREHLLGDLSLHLEGRAPHLEVEHRVRHLDGSWRWMLVRGAAVRDAAGKAYRVAGSQTDITARKQTEEKLLHDALHDGLTGLPNRSLFIDRLGQALAFQRRREDYRFAVLFLDIDRFKTVNESLGHTRGDVLLVQIAQRLREVVRPGDTVARLGGDEFALLLGDFTDPEEPVHTAGRVQEVLAAPYDLDGTEVFATASIGVAVGSRAYAHPEELLRDADTAMYRAKDLGRARHAVFDPAMHALARAQLQLDTDLRRAIEREELRLRYQPVVSLRSGQIVGCEALIVWEHPTRGTIPPGDFIPTAEETGLIVPIGRWALLQACIDAKAWNEARPRDSAIFVSVNLSARQLVRAELLEDVRGALLGSGLEARRLKLEVTESAIMEHAGSAALLLNQLKALTVGLLLDDFGTGYSSLSYLHNFRFDTLKIDRSFVARLEQAGKEAEIVRTIVSLARALQMDVVAEGVENASQLKQLQALEVHSAQGYWFSRALDAKAFLELLEARKAFPLPGTPRLTDAG, from the coding sequence GTGGAAGAGGCGACCTACCGGGACCTGGTCGAGAACGCCAGCGACATCATCTACGCGCACGATCTGGAGGGGCGGTTCACGTGGGTGAACCGCGCCTGCGAGCGCGTCACCGGGTACACGCGCGAGGAGACGCTGCGGCTGAGGATCTGGGACCTGGTCGTCCCCGAATACCGCACCGTCATGGAGAAGGACCTCTCCGGCGAGATGCAGACCTTCGAAGTGGAAGTGCTGGCGAAGGACGGCCGGCGCATCCCGCTGGAGCTGAAGAGCCGGCTCGTCTACCGCGGGCAGATGCCGGTCGGGGTCCAGGGTATCGCCCGCGACATCACCGACCGCCGCCGCGCGGCCGAGGCGATGCGGGAGAGCGAGGAGAGGTACGCGCTCGCCGCGCTGGGCAGCAACGACGGGCTCTGGGACTGGAACCTGCGCAGCAACCGGATCTTCTTCTCCGGGCGCTGGAAGGAGCAGATAGGCGCCAGGGACTCGGAGGTCGGCGACGATCCCGACGACTGGTTCAAGCGCGTCCATCCCGACGACCGCGAGCACCTGCTCGGCGACCTCTCGCTCCACCTCGAAGGCCGGGCGCCGCACCTGGAGGTGGAGCACCGCGTCCGCCATCTGGACGGGAGCTGGCGCTGGATGCTGGTCCGCGGCGCGGCGGTGCGGGATGCCGCCGGCAAGGCGTACCGCGTGGCCGGATCGCAGACGGACATCACTGCCCGCAAGCAGACGGAAGAAAAGCTGCTCCACGACGCGCTCCACGATGGGCTGACAGGGCTACCGAACCGGTCGCTCTTCATCGACCGCCTCGGACAGGCGCTCGCGTTCCAGCGTCGCCGCGAAGACTACCGGTTCGCGGTGCTGTTCCTCGACATCGATCGCTTCAAGACCGTCAACGAGAGCCTCGGCCACACCCGGGGCGACGTGCTGCTGGTCCAGATCGCGCAGCGGTTGCGCGAGGTCGTCCGGCCCGGCGACACCGTGGCGCGCCTCGGGGGCGACGAGTTCGCCCTGCTGCTCGGCGACTTCACCGATCCGGAGGAGCCCGTGCACACCGCGGGCCGCGTGCAGGAGGTGCTCGCGGCGCCGTACGATCTGGACGGGACGGAGGTCTTCGCCACCGCTTCCATCGGCGTCGCCGTCGGTTCGCGCGCCTACGCCCATCCGGAAGAGCTGCTGCGCGACGCGGACACCGCGATGTATCGGGCGAAGGACCTGGGGCGGGCGCGCCATGCCGTGTTCGATCCAGCGATGCACGCGCTCGCGCGCGCCCAGCTGCAGCTCGACACCGACCTGAGGCGCGCCATCGAGCGCGAGGAGCTGCGCCTGCGCTACCAGCCCGTGGTCTCGCTCCGCTCCGGGCAGATCGTCGGGTGCGAGGCGCTGATCGTCTGGGAGCACCCGACCCGCGGCACCATCCCGCCGGGCGACTTCATTCCCACCGCCGAGGAGACCGGGCTGATCGTTCCCATCGGCCGCTGGGCGTTGCTCCAGGCCTGCATCGACGCGAAGGCGTGGAACGAGGCGCGCCCGCGGGATTCGGCGATCTTCGTCAGCGTGAATCTCTCGGCCCGCCAGCTCGTCCGCGCCGAGCTCCTCGAGGACGTCCGCGGTGCCCTGCTCGGCAGCGGCCTGGAAGCGCGCCGCCTCAAGCTGGAGGTGACGGAGAGCGCGATCATGGAGCACGCCGGTTCGGCGGCGCTGCTCCTCAACCAGCTCAAGGCGCTCACGGTGGGCCTCTTGCTGGACGACTTCGGCACCGGATATTCCTCGCTCAGCTACCTGCACAACTTCCGCTTCGACACTCTCAAGATCGACCGCAGCTTCGTGGCGCGACTCGAGCAGGCGGGGAAGGAGGCGGAGATCGTGCGCACGATCGTGAGCCTCGCCCGGGCCCTTCAGATGGACGTCGTCGCGGAAGGCGTCGAGAACGCCAGCCAGCTGAAGCAGCTCCAGGCGCTCGAGGTGCACTCCGCCCAGGGCTACTGGTTCTCGCGCGCGCTGGACGCCAAGGCGTTCCTCGAGCTGCTCGAGGCGCGCAAGGCGTTCCCGCTGCCGGGGACGCCGCGGCTCACGGACGCAGGGTGA
- a CDS encoding MarC family protein, protein MIQEWLSFSLLSLSAIFFVVDPMGAIPIFIAMTRNDPPEKRRDMARRAAIAAFFVLTTFAVAGTLIFKVFGVTLGAFKVAGGVLLLLTSIEMLRAQPQRTRVTPEEAQEGLEKEDVAIFPLAIPLLAGPGSIATVTALMGRAGRKLFAVPVIASIALTCIASYLMLVAADRISRFLGVTGLNVMNRVIGLIIGALAVQFMFDGVRDTFPGLGD, encoded by the coding sequence ATGATCCAGGAGTGGCTCAGCTTCAGCCTGCTCTCGCTCTCCGCGATCTTCTTCGTCGTGGACCCGATGGGAGCCATCCCCATCTTCATTGCCATGACGCGGAACGATCCACCCGAGAAGCGGCGGGACATGGCGCGCCGCGCCGCCATCGCCGCCTTCTTCGTCCTCACCACTTTCGCAGTCGCGGGAACGCTGATTTTCAAGGTGTTCGGCGTCACGTTGGGCGCATTCAAGGTGGCCGGCGGCGTGCTCCTCCTGCTCACCTCGATCGAGATGTTGCGTGCCCAGCCGCAGCGCACGCGCGTCACCCCCGAGGAGGCGCAGGAGGGCCTCGAGAAGGAGGACGTGGCGATCTTCCCGCTCGCCATCCCGCTGCTCGCCGGTCCTGGCTCGATCGCCACGGTGACCGCGCTGATGGGCCGCGCCGGCCGCAAGCTCTTCGCCGTGCCGGTGATCGCTTCCATCGCGCTGACCTGTATCGCGAGCTACCTGATGCTGGTGGCCGCGGATCGCATCTCGCGGTTCCTCGGCGTGACCGGTTTGAACGTCATGAACCGTGTCATCGGCCTGATCATCGGGGCGCTGGCCGTACAGTTCATGTTCGACGGGGTGCGCGATACGTTCCCGGGGCTCGGCGATTGA
- a CDS encoding 3-deoxy-D-manno-octulosonic acid transferase: MNWAAVAAEYVVFWLILPLLLLHPRVRQGIRVRFGFYDPAPSLREGPRIWLHGASAGDVLGLVPIVKELKALRPDARIIVSAITDSGASMARQRLVAQGLADLATFLPYDLPGACRRAIAALRPDVLVLEYTELWPQLIAAASEAQVRLALTNGRLRPRNVPRYRILFRLAGNLLERFDVLMMRAEDEAERALLLGAPRERVHVTGNTKFDALAVSVPEQEDASLRQALALGPERLWVCGSTHEGEESGLLRVFAVLQKEHPDLRLLIAPRYIERAQRVLGLARSLGLRARLRSEPGGPEPVIVLDTIGELVRAYQLATVVFVGGSFGRRGGQNILEPAACGKPVLFGPRMENFQDSVQVLVGRGGLQVKDPVALLRLMRDLLARPEEIRKLGELAREAVSSVRGASARDARLIAELLP, translated from the coding sequence TTGAACTGGGCAGCGGTCGCCGCCGAGTACGTCGTCTTCTGGCTGATCCTGCCGCTGCTGCTGCTGCATCCGCGGGTGCGGCAGGGCATCCGGGTTCGTTTCGGCTTCTACGACCCCGCGCCGTCGCTCCGCGAGGGCCCGCGCATCTGGCTGCACGGTGCATCCGCAGGAGACGTGCTCGGGCTCGTGCCCATCGTGAAGGAGCTCAAGGCGCTGCGGCCGGACGCCCGCATCATCGTCTCCGCGATCACGGATTCTGGGGCGTCGATGGCCCGTCAGCGGCTCGTCGCCCAGGGGCTCGCGGATCTGGCGACGTTCCTCCCTTACGATCTCCCCGGCGCCTGCCGCCGCGCGATTGCGGCGCTGCGCCCCGACGTGCTGGTGCTCGAGTACACCGAGCTATGGCCGCAGCTGATCGCCGCGGCGTCCGAAGCGCAGGTGAGGCTCGCGCTCACCAACGGCCGGCTGCGCCCGCGCAACGTCCCGCGCTACCGCATCCTCTTCCGGCTGGCGGGCAATCTCCTGGAGAGGTTCGACGTCCTGATGATGCGCGCCGAAGACGAGGCCGAGCGCGCGCTGCTGCTCGGTGCCCCGCGAGAACGGGTGCACGTCACGGGGAATACCAAGTTCGACGCGCTCGCCGTCAGCGTGCCCGAGCAGGAGGATGCGTCGCTGAGGCAGGCGCTCGCGCTGGGCCCGGAGCGGCTCTGGGTCTGCGGATCGACGCACGAAGGCGAGGAAAGCGGCCTCCTGCGCGTCTTCGCGGTCCTCCAGAAGGAGCATCCCGACCTGCGCCTGTTGATCGCGCCGCGGTACATCGAGCGGGCGCAGCGGGTGCTCGGCCTGGCGCGCTCCCTGGGACTGCGCGCGCGCCTGCGTTCGGAGCCCGGCGGGCCGGAGCCGGTGATCGTGCTCGACACCATTGGAGAGCTGGTTCGCGCCTACCAGCTCGCCACGGTGGTGTTCGTCGGTGGAAGCTTCGGCCGCCGCGGGGGCCAGAACATCCTCGAGCCGGCGGCTTGCGGGAAGCCGGTGCTGTTCGGACCGCGGATGGAGAATTTCCAGGACAGCGTGCAGGTGCTCGTCGGGCGCGGCGGCCTTCAGGTCAAGGACCCGGTCGCGCTGCTCCGCCTGATGCGCGATCTGCTGGCGCGGCCCGAGGAGATTCGCAAGCTCGGAGAGCTGGCGCGCGAGGCGGTCTCTTCCGTGCGCGGCGCCTCCGCCCGCGACGCCCGCCTGATCGCGGAGCTCTTGCCGTGA
- the lpxK gene encoding tetraacyldisaccharide 4'-kinase, with translation MQALSPLYAAGAAVHRAISRPVQACVPVISVGNLTVGGAGKTPVTLCLAQRLAARGRKPAVLSRGYGRRSREPLEVTVDAAVEAAGDEPLLLARRGCRVFVGPRRAALAQLAVQRGADVLLLDDGLQHHALARDLDVIVADASNPFGNGRVLPAGPLREPVSALRRVRHGLVWLTRCELPRDPRTAELRAFPAVESTYDANADLRGKRVFLFAGIARPERLLQTVRALGGEITGVRWFRDHYPFTPEDLAALRRLAGGALPVTTEKDLVRIADPAGIVAVRVDVRILRGEDVLDSALEEVL, from the coding sequence TTGCAGGCGCTGTCGCCCCTCTATGCGGCCGGCGCCGCCGTCCATCGCGCGATCTCGCGCCCGGTCCAGGCCTGCGTTCCGGTGATCTCGGTCGGCAACCTCACGGTGGGAGGCGCGGGAAAGACGCCGGTGACGCTCTGTCTCGCGCAGCGGCTCGCCGCACGCGGCCGCAAGCCGGCAGTGCTCAGCCGCGGTTACGGCCGGCGTTCGCGCGAGCCGCTCGAAGTGACCGTGGATGCGGCAGTCGAGGCAGCCGGCGACGAGCCGCTGCTGCTGGCCCGCCGCGGGTGCAGGGTATTCGTCGGCCCGCGGCGAGCAGCTCTCGCGCAGCTTGCCGTCCAGCGCGGCGCCGACGTGCTGCTGCTCGACGACGGTCTGCAGCACCACGCCCTCGCCCGCGACCTCGACGTGATCGTCGCCGACGCTTCCAATCCGTTCGGCAATGGCCGAGTGCTGCCGGCGGGGCCGCTGCGGGAGCCCGTTTCCGCGCTTCGCCGCGTCCGGCACGGCCTCGTCTGGCTGACCCGCTGCGAGCTTCCGCGCGATCCACGCACCGCCGAGCTGCGCGCCTTTCCCGCCGTCGAGAGCACGTACGACGCCAATGCCGATTTGCGCGGCAAGCGCGTCTTCCTCTTCGCCGGGATTGCCCGACCGGAGCGCCTGCTGCAGACGGTGCGCGCGCTGGGCGGCGAGATCACCGGCGTGCGGTGGTTTCGCGACCATTACCCGTTCACTCCCGAAGATCTCGCAGCCCTCCGCCGGCTCGCCGGCGGAGCCCTGCCGGTGACGACCGAGAAGGATCTGGTCCGGATCGCGGATCCCGCCGGCATCGTCGCCGTGCGCGTCGACGTCCGCATCCTGCGCGGCGAAGATGTTCTCGACAGTGCTCTCGAGGAGGTGCTTTGA
- a CDS encoding lipid A biosynthesis acyltransferase: MRQAFLRLGEWLGVLAWVLRIRRAVALDGLRRAFPALSERKREKIGRASYVQLGRSLAEILLPVRDEELARSVRFDPWELLHPGPGPEGVVAAVAHFGNFELEARAAARRGLKLTIIARTLRDVFGRWLVADRARTGVGQIADSGSTGAALAVLRRGEVLGVAIDQNMRASRGIFVDFFGDKACTTPAAAILALRTGARLVAVFPVRQPDGTFVVKVRGPFTTRLSGHAAVVDLTEQLTRTVEEEIRLHPDHWFWVHRRWKTRPEVAPASEV, from the coding sequence TTGAGGCAGGCGTTCTTGCGGCTTGGGGAGTGGCTCGGAGTGCTGGCGTGGGTCCTGCGCATCCGGCGCGCGGTCGCTCTCGACGGCCTCCGCCGCGCATTTCCCGCGCTCAGCGAAAGGAAGCGGGAGAAGATTGGCCGCGCCAGCTACGTTCAGCTCGGCCGGAGCCTCGCCGAGATCCTGCTGCCGGTGCGGGACGAGGAGCTCGCGCGCTCCGTCCGCTTCGACCCGTGGGAGTTGCTGCACCCGGGACCCGGGCCGGAAGGCGTGGTAGCAGCCGTCGCTCATTTCGGAAATTTCGAGCTGGAGGCACGGGCCGCGGCCCGTCGTGGCCTGAAGCTCACCATCATTGCGCGCACCCTGCGGGACGTGTTCGGCCGTTGGCTGGTGGCGGATCGCGCGCGCACCGGCGTCGGTCAGATCGCCGACAGCGGATCCACCGGGGCCGCGTTGGCGGTCCTGCGCCGCGGAGAGGTGCTCGGCGTCGCCATCGATCAGAACATGCGGGCAAGCCGGGGCATCTTCGTGGACTTCTTCGGTGACAAGGCCTGCACCACGCCCGCCGCGGCCATTCTGGCGTTGCGGACCGGCGCGCGCCTGGTTGCGGTGTTCCCCGTCCGCCAGCCGGACGGCACGTTCGTGGTGAAGGTGCGGGGCCCGTTCACCACGCGCCTCTCCGGCCACGCGGCGGTCGTCGACCTGACGGAGCAGCTGACGCGGACGGTGGAAGAGGAGATCCGCCTCCATCCGGACCATTGGTTCTGGGTCCACCGTCGGTGGAAGACGCGTCCCGAAGTGGCACCAGCGAGTGAAGTGTGA
- a CDS encoding sugar kinase has translation MNADLAQLLERFPRARIAAIGDLVADEFVYGETDRISREAPVLIVRYESAELKPGCAANAIMNLCALGARVQAIGLIGDDEIGRRLRALLREGGADDSAVLAVDGPTSTKTRVLAGGKNTRRQQMLRIDRDGPRPPGATLSQKLIRALAQAAAKCDAVLVSDYGLGLFTPAVVDAVRSVAAQGRTVCVDARSGIARYRGVAVAKPNEVELEQAVGRAIGDDPGALEEAGRELLKTLRAEALLVTRGRNGMALLRPGSPTALVPVHGSADAVDVTGAGDTVIAAATAAVAAGGDPVQAMRIANVAGALKVLKPGTVPVSAAELRAELKRAEVAQPTVVVAPRAASRGRR, from the coding sequence ATGAACGCGGACCTCGCGCAGCTTCTGGAAAGATTTCCCCGCGCGCGAATCGCAGCCATCGGCGATCTGGTCGCCGACGAGTTCGTCTACGGCGAGACCGACCGCATCAGTCGCGAAGCGCCGGTGCTGATCGTCCGCTACGAGTCTGCCGAGCTGAAGCCCGGCTGCGCGGCCAACGCGATCATGAACCTCTGCGCCCTGGGGGCGCGCGTGCAGGCCATCGGGCTGATCGGCGACGACGAGATCGGCCGGAGGCTTCGGGCGCTGCTGCGCGAGGGCGGCGCCGACGATTCCGCGGTCCTCGCCGTCGACGGCCCGACCTCCACCAAGACTCGCGTCCTCGCGGGCGGGAAGAACACCCGCCGCCAGCAGATGCTCCGCATCGACCGGGACGGCCCGCGCCCTCCCGGAGCGACGCTGTCGCAGAAGTTGATCAGGGCGCTCGCCCAGGCGGCGGCGAAGTGCGACGCGGTCCTCGTCTCGGACTACGGGCTCGGTCTCTTCACGCCGGCGGTGGTGGACGCCGTCCGTTCCGTCGCGGCGCAGGGCCGCACCGTGTGCGTCGACGCGCGCTCCGGAATCGCGCGGTACCGCGGCGTCGCCGTGGCGAAACCCAACGAGGTCGAGCTGGAGCAGGCCGTCGGGCGCGCCATCGGCGACGACCCCGGCGCGCTGGAGGAAGCCGGACGCGAGCTCTTGAAGACCCTCCGCGCCGAGGCGCTCCTGGTCACCCGCGGCCGCAACGGCATGGCCTTGCTGCGGCCCGGTTCTCCTACCGCTCTCGTCCCGGTGCACGGGTCCGCCGACGCCGTGGACGTGACGGGCGCGGGGGATACGGTCATTGCCGCGGCGACTGCCGCGGTCGCGGCGGGAGGAGATCCGGTGCAGGCGATGCGCATCGCAAACGTCGCCGGCGCCCTCAAGGTGCTGAAGCCGGGGACCGTCCCGGTCTCCGCCGCAGAGCTGCGCGCGGAGCTGAAGCGCGCCGAGGTCGCGCAGCCCACCGTCGTCGTAGCGCCGCGCGCGGCCTCCCGGGGGCGAAGGTGA
- a CDS encoding D-glycero-beta-D-manno-heptose 1-phosphate adenylyltransferase, whose product MICTLAEAQSFREDARKRSAVVAVANGAFDLLHVGHVRYLEAAKRATKGGFLIVGVNTDDSVRAAKGKGRPVVPERERAEIVDALRCVDRVVLFAEPTAAELLMALRPDLHVKGTDYTPQTVPERELVASFGGRTLVAGDPKDHSSTDLIARLKTLPRT is encoded by the coding sequence GTGATCTGCACGCTGGCAGAGGCGCAGTCGTTTCGAGAGGACGCCCGCAAGCGCAGCGCCGTCGTCGCCGTGGCAAACGGCGCGTTCGATCTGCTGCACGTCGGCCACGTCCGCTACCTGGAAGCGGCGAAGCGCGCCACGAAGGGCGGATTCCTCATCGTCGGAGTGAACACCGACGATTCCGTCCGGGCGGCGAAAGGGAAGGGGCGGCCGGTCGTCCCGGAGCGCGAGCGCGCCGAGATCGTGGACGCGCTCCGCTGCGTCGATCGGGTGGTGCTCTTCGCAGAGCCCACCGCCGCGGAGCTGCTGATGGCGCTGCGGCCGGATCTGCACGTCAAGGGAACGGATTACACACCGCAGACCGTGCCGGAGCGGGAGCTGGTGGCGAGCTTCGGAGGTCGCACCCTGGTCGCCGGAGACCCCAAGGACCATTCCAGCACCGACCTGATCGCGCGTCTGAAGACGCTGCCCCGGACGTGA
- a CDS encoding glycosyltransferase family 2 protein, translated as MTRLSATIIAQDEERDVPGCIESLQGFCDEILVVDGGSRDHTRELAARLGARVLERPFDDFARQHEFARTEARGEWVLSIDADERASPELRTAAFGAAAAYALPFKNHFRGVWLRHGGFWPDRHVRLFRRDACRYDPRRTVHEKLIVTGPIARLDAPILHYTYDSLADCLAKMERYGEQAARMLHAQGARAGAWDVAFRPLWRFVRGYLLRLGFLDGAPGAAMAWARAYEAFRRYALLWELSRFS; from the coding sequence GTGACGCGGCTTTCCGCAACCATCATCGCGCAGGACGAAGAGCGGGACGTCCCCGGCTGCATCGAATCCTTGCAGGGCTTCTGCGACGAGATCCTGGTCGTCGACGGGGGCTCGCGCGATCATACCCGCGAGCTTGCCGCACGGCTCGGCGCCCGCGTCCTCGAGCGGCCCTTCGACGATTTCGCCCGCCAGCACGAGTTCGCGCGCACGGAGGCGCGCGGAGAATGGGTGCTCTCCATCGACGCGGACGAGCGGGCCTCACCGGAGTTGCGCACCGCGGCGTTCGGCGCGGCAGCAGCGTACGCGTTGCCGTTCAAGAACCATTTCCGCGGCGTGTGGCTCCGCCACGGCGGGTTCTGGCCCGACCGGCACGTCCGTCTCTTCCGCCGCGACGCTTGCCGGTACGATCCCCGGCGCACCGTGCACGAGAAGCTGATCGTCACCGGGCCGATCGCTCGACTCGACGCTCCGATCCTCCACTACACCTACGATTCGCTCGCCGACTGCCTCGCCAAGATGGAGCGCTACGGCGAGCAGGCGGCGCGGATGCTCCACGCGCAGGGAGCTCGGGCGGGTGCGTGGGACGTCGCCTTCCGCCCGCTCTGGCGGTTCGTGCGCGGATACCTGCTGCGGCTCGGCTTCCTCGACGGCGCCCCCGGCGCCGCGATGGCGTGGGCGCGGGCGTACGAGGCGTTCCGCCGTTACGCTCTGCTCTGGGAGCTGTCGCGTTTTTCGTGA
- a CDS encoding Trm112 family protein — protein sequence MPVAPELKEILACPKCKGELEFREEKKEIVCKACKLVYRIEDDIPVMLVDEAKPLQT from the coding sequence ATGCCGGTGGCGCCGGAGCTCAAGGAGATCCTCGCCTGCCCCAAGTGCAAGGGCGAGCTGGAGTTCCGCGAGGAGAAGAAGGAGATCGTCTGCAAGGCGTGCAAGCTGGTGTACCGCATCGAGGACGACATCCCCGTCATGCTCGTGGACGAGGCGAAGCCGCTGCAGACGTGA
- the waaF gene encoding lipopolysaccharide heptosyltransferase II produces MQGRAGVPRGEEGDRLQGVQAGVPHRGRHPRHARGRGEAAADVTLAEKLAARPPPRVLVVQTAFLGDTVFTSALFNALARRFPDAAIDVCVAPRGSDVALAFPGVNHVHVYDKRGADSGIGGLRRIARRLATRQYPLAVLPHRSMRTALLARLAGIPERIGFAGSPASLLYTVRIGSTETAFLRREADLARALGASPGQMRLAARTEWLRSARAALGEAAGKPIAAICLGSEWATKIWPARHVADLARRLAAAGLRPVLLGGPRERGLAREIATAAQCVDTTGNSIGEALAILSLSALAVGGDTGLVHAARALGIPTVAVFGPTPSGVHAFGARERAVSLGLSCSPCSVHGSARCPLGHHRCLDDLHAAQVALACQEVLA; encoded by the coding sequence GTGCAAGGGCGAGCTGGAGTTCCGCGAGGAGAAGAAGGAGATCGTCTGCAAGGCGTGCAAGCTGGTGTACCGCATCGAGGACGACATCCCCGTCATGCTCGTGGACGAGGCGAAGCCGCTGCAGACGTGACGCTCGCGGAGAAGCTCGCCGCCCGCCCGCCACCTCGCGTCCTGGTGGTCCAGACCGCATTCCTCGGCGACACGGTCTTCACGTCCGCGCTCTTCAACGCGCTGGCCAGGCGGTTTCCCGACGCCGCCATTGACGTCTGCGTCGCGCCTCGGGGAAGCGACGTGGCCCTGGCCTTTCCCGGAGTCAACCACGTTCACGTGTACGACAAGCGCGGCGCGGATTCCGGGATCGGCGGGCTGCGGCGGATTGCGCGCCGCCTCGCCACCCGGCAGTACCCCCTTGCCGTGCTTCCGCACCGGTCGATGCGCACGGCGCTGCTCGCCCGGCTCGCCGGGATCCCCGAGCGCATCGGGTTCGCCGGCAGCCCGGCTTCGCTGCTGTACACGGTCCGGATCGGCAGTACCGAGACGGCCTTCCTCCGGCGCGAGGCGGATCTCGCGCGCGCCCTGGGCGCGTCTCCGGGCCAGATGCGTCTCGCTGCGCGGACGGAGTGGCTGCGGTCGGCGCGCGCCGCTCTTGGCGAGGCCGCGGGAAAGCCGATTGCGGCGATCTGCCTGGGCTCCGAATGGGCGACGAAGATCTGGCCCGCCCGCCACGTCGCCGATCTGGCCCGCAGGCTCGCGGCAGCAGGCCTGCGACCAGTGCTCCTCGGCGGTCCCCGGGAGCGCGGTCTGGCGCGCGAGATCGCCACTGCCGCGCAGTGCGTCGACACCACCGGAAACTCCATCGGCGAAGCGCTCGCCATTCTCTCGCTTTCCGCGCTCGCCGTCGGCGGCGATACGGGACTGGTCCACGCCGCTCGCGCACTGGGAATCCCGACCGTCGCCGTCTTCGGACCCACCCCCTCGGGCGTCCATGCCTTCGGTGCGCGAGAGCGCGCGGTGTCGCTCGGCCTGTCCTGTTCGCCGTGCAGCGTTCACGGGTCGGCTCGTTGCCCCCTCGGACATCACCGTTGTCTGGACGATCTGCACGCTGCGCAGGTCGCGCTCGCCTGTCAGGAAGTGCTCGCCTGA
- a CDS encoding glycosyltransferase family 9 protein, protein MDARLDPPPGGGVRLIARLAHRILPLPESAPAPDEIRSVLVVRTDDRVGNVLLTLPLVRALQRALPRARVDFLIAARKTYVVEGLRDLHLVRFERRAGPFAWFRFLRGLRGRYDVAIDAAHWHAFSLTSAFLSRWAASRWVVGSDRGPARLFYGGIASLPPPGATDVSAKLLLGSPLGLSLLPSPLETALGRGPSPVPGRYAALNPGARKHDHRWRAGGFAALAKGLEQAHGIRSVVFWGPGEGPVAQQVVAEANGSAELAPPTDLDQLAAAFRAAALVVTNDTGPMHLAVACGAPVVAVFLHADGLRWAHPGPRFEAVVAPADEMPLLAAAGRLLDRARRPAQPAHSLEEPR, encoded by the coding sequence ATGGACGCGCGCCTGGATCCGCCGCCGGGAGGCGGCGTGCGCCTGATCGCGCGGCTCGCCCATCGTATCCTTCCACTTCCGGAATCGGCGCCTGCCCCCGACGAGATCCGCAGCGTGCTGGTCGTGCGCACCGACGATCGCGTCGGAAACGTCCTCTTGACGTTGCCGCTCGTCCGCGCCCTGCAGCGCGCGCTCCCGCGTGCGCGGGTGGACTTCCTGATCGCGGCGCGAAAAACGTACGTGGTCGAAGGCTTGAGGGACCTCCACCTCGTACGGTTCGAAAGGCGCGCCGGGCCGTTCGCCTGGTTCCGGTTCCTGCGGGGACTGCGCGGACGGTACGACGTCGCGATCGACGCCGCACACTGGCACGCGTTCTCCCTCACCTCGGCGTTCCTCTCGCGTTGGGCGGCGAGCCGCTGGGTGGTGGGCTCCGATCGCGGTCCGGCTCGCCTCTTCTATGGAGGAATCGCGTCGTTGCCGCCGCCCGGAGCGACCGACGTGTCGGCAAAGCTGCTGCTGGGTTCGCCGCTGGGGCTCAGCCTGTTGCCGTCTCCGCTCGAGACTGCGCTCGGCCGCGGACCGTCGCCCGTTCCGGGCAGGTACGCCGCGCTCAATCCGGGCGCGCGCAAGCACGACCACCGATGGCGGGCCGGTGGATTCGCGGCCCTCGCGAAGGGGCTCGAGCAAGCGCATGGGATCCGATCGGTCGTCTTCTGGGGCCCCGGCGAAGGCCCGGTCGCGCAGCAGGTCGTCGCGGAAGCGAACGGATCGGCGGAGCTGGCGCCGCCGACCGACCTCGACCAGCTCGCCGCGGCGTTTCGCGCGGCCGCGCTGGTGGTGACGAACGACACCGGGCCCATGCACCTCGCCGTGGCCTGCGGTGCGCCGGTGGTCGCCGTGTTCCTCCATGCAGACGGATTGCGCTGGGCGCATCCGGGGCCACGCTTCGAAGCGGTCGTCGCGCCCGCCGACGAGATGCCGCTGCTCGCGGCGGCCGGACGTCTCCTTGACAGGGCGCGTCGCCCGGCACAACCTGCCCATTCTCTGGAGGAGCCCCGTTGA